A single Leguminivora glycinivorella isolate SPB_JAAS2020 chromosome 25, LegGlyc_1.1, whole genome shotgun sequence DNA region contains:
- the LOC125239485 gene encoding PBAN-type neuropeptides-like, whose product MFFQINKIVLLIVFNIFLMVTGDIYKDESMDRVTKNGRARVVFTPIRGKRMFPDNRDTLLRMLEAADALKYYYDQLPYYDPQADEEAKATQFGYRQDPAIDGRSKYFSPRLGRTVDLTPRLGRSYNYELYPSKVRIARSTNGTKS is encoded by the exons atgttttttcaaataaataaaatagtgctTTTGATCGtatttaacatatttttgaTGGTTACCGGTGATATCTATAAG GATGAGTCTATGGACCGGGTCACAAAAAACGGGAGAGCACGAGTGGTATTCACCCCCATCCGGGGCAAACGAATGTTTCCCGATAACAG AGACACGTTGTTGAGAATGCTAGAGGCTGCTGATGCTCTCAAGTACTACTACGATCAGTTGCCCTACTACGACCCGCAAGCTGACGAGGAAGCTAAAG CGACCCAGTTCGG GTACAGACAGGACCCGGCGATCGACGGCAGATCCAAGTATTTCTCCCCACGCCTGGGACGCACCGTGGACCTGACGCCGCGGCTCGGCAGGTCCTATAACTATG agctATATCCCAGCAAAGTGCGCATAGCCAGAAGCACAAACGGCACAAAATCGTAG